A window of candidate division WOR-3 bacterium contains these coding sequences:
- a CDS encoding transposase — MARIARVVAAEVPHHVVQRGNRRQPVFFSTADYKAYLRLMAAWCGQQGVEVWAYCLMTNHVHLIVVPGSEQGLARAIGEAHRRYTVRVNQREHWRGYLWQGRFSSYPLDDQYLLAAVRYVELNPVRVGLAERPWQYPWSSAAAHMRNRDDVLVRVKPMRDRVADWREYLSTEPDSTDMDSLRRHMRSGRPLGSSEFVESLETKLARSLVPRKRGPKPGTAIRPQPIK, encoded by the coding sequence ATGGCGAGAATCGCGCGTGTGGTGGCGGCAGAAGTTCCGCATCACGTGGTCCAGCGCGGGAACCGGCGGCAGCCGGTCTTCTTCAGCACTGCGGACTACAAAGCGTATCTGCGGCTGATGGCCGCCTGGTGCGGACAGCAGGGCGTGGAAGTCTGGGCCTACTGCCTGATGACCAATCACGTGCATCTGATCGTTGTGCCCGGCAGTGAGCAGGGGCTGGCCCGGGCGATCGGCGAGGCTCACCGGCGTTACACGGTGCGAGTGAACCAGCGGGAGCACTGGCGCGGCTACCTCTGGCAGGGGCGTTTCTCATCGTATCCGTTGGACGATCAGTATCTGCTTGCGGCAGTTCGCTACGTAGAGCTGAATCCGGTGAGGGTCGGTCTTGCGGAACGGCCCTGGCAGTATCCCTGGTCTAGTGCGGCGGCCCACATGCGAAACCGGGACGACGTGCTGGTGAGAGTGAAGCCAATGCGGGACCGGGTTGCGGACTGGCGCGAGTACCTGAGTACCGAGCCGGACAGCACGGACATGGATAGCCTGCGACGTCACATGCGCAGCGGTCGGCCACTGGGCAGCTCCGAGTTTGTCGAGTCGCTCGAGACGAAGCTGGCCCGGTCCCTGGTTCCCCGCAAGCGTGGCCCCAAGCCCGGCACTGCGATCCGACCCCAACCAATTAAGTAA
- a CDS encoding T9SS type A sorting domain-containing protein has product MQVYDVTGRTVRTLANGHQQAGNYSVGWDAKDSRGRQVPRGVYFYRLDTPGFRAVKKAVVAR; this is encoded by the coding sequence CTGCAGGTGTATGACGTGACGGGCCGGACCGTGCGCACGCTGGCAAATGGGCATCAGCAGGCGGGCAACTACTCGGTAGGCTGGGACGCTAAGGACAGCCGTGGCAGGCAGGTGCCGCGCGGTGTCTATTTCTACCGTCTCGACACGCCGGGGTTCCGGGCGGTGAAGAAGGCGGTGGTGGCGCGCTAG
- a CDS encoding MFS transporter, with protein MGSAVNVALPRIGEEFGMNAITLGWVATSYILAAAIGLVPLGRLADMRGRKRVFVWGVVVFTMGSIASALSVSTGSMIAARIAQGLGGAMVFGTGTAILTSVYPPQLRGHALGINVATVYVGLTLGPTLGGVMTQALGWRSVFWAGVPLGVAVVALVLWKLEGEWFEARGERFDVAGMVIYSLALFSLMYGFALLPALFGAGLVGVGLVGLVGFVLLERRIKNPVLDISLFSGNRVFALSNISALVNYSATAAVSFLLSLYLQYARGLDARGAGLLLVAGPVVQAAISPLAGRLSDRVEPRIVASVGMGLTVVGLVFFVFLGSRTPLGLVVAGLVLLGAGFGLFSSPNMNAIMGCVEWRYYGTASGMVATMRMVGQMFSMGIAMLLLALFVGRVQITPNQHAGLLPAMRIAFGVFAALCLGGVFASLARGKLHRE; from the coding sequence ATGGGTTCGGCGGTGAACGTGGCCCTGCCGCGCATCGGCGAGGAGTTCGGGATGAACGCGATTACCCTGGGCTGGGTTGCCACTTCATACATCCTGGCCGCGGCAATCGGCCTGGTTCCGCTGGGCAGGCTGGCGGATATGCGCGGACGGAAGCGTGTCTTCGTCTGGGGTGTGGTTGTGTTCACAATGGGCTCAATCGCGTCCGCTTTGTCGGTCTCGACCGGCAGCATGATTGCCGCACGCATCGCTCAGGGCCTGGGCGGGGCGATGGTGTTCGGCACCGGTACGGCGATTCTCACTTCCGTCTACCCGCCGCAGTTGCGGGGCCACGCGCTCGGTATCAATGTCGCTACCGTCTATGTCGGCCTGACGCTCGGGCCGACTCTCGGTGGCGTCATGACCCAGGCGCTGGGCTGGCGCTCGGTATTCTGGGCCGGCGTGCCGCTGGGCGTTGCGGTAGTCGCGCTGGTCCTGTGGAAGCTGGAGGGCGAGTGGTTCGAGGCGCGAGGCGAGCGGTTCGACGTAGCAGGGATGGTGATCTACAGCCTCGCGCTGTTCAGTCTGATGTATGGCTTCGCCCTGCTCCCTGCGCTGTTCGGCGCAGGGCTGGTCGGAGTCGGGCTCGTGGGCCTGGTCGGCTTCGTGCTGCTCGAGCGCCGGATCAAGAACCCGGTTCTCGACATCAGCCTGTTCAGCGGGAATCGGGTGTTCGCGCTCTCCAACATCTCCGCACTGGTGAACTACAGCGCGACGGCGGCGGTGAGTTTCCTGCTCAGCTTGTACCTGCAGTATGCGCGCGGCCTGGATGCACGCGGGGCCGGGTTGCTGCTCGTGGCCGGCCCGGTGGTGCAGGCGGCAATCTCACCGCTCGCGGGCCGGCTCTCGGACAGAGTCGAGCCGCGCATCGTCGCCTCAGTCGGAATGGGTTTGACCGTCGTCGGGCTGGTTTTCTTCGTCTTCCTCGGTAGCCGAACCCCGCTCGGACTAGTTGTGGCGGGGCTGGTCCTGCTCGGGGCCGGGTTTGGGCTCTTCTCGTCGCCGAACATGAATGCCATCATGGGCTGCGTCGAGTGGAGGTACTACGGGACCGCGTCCGGAATGGTCGCGACGATGAGGATGGTCGGTCAGATGTTCTCGATGGGGATTGCCATGCTGCTGCTCGCGCTGTTCGTCGGGCGGGTGCAGATCACGCCGAATCAGCACGCCGGGCTGCTGCCCGCAATGAGAATCGCGTTTGGTGTATTCGCTGCGTTGTGTCTGGGTGGCGTGTTCGCGTCGCTGGCACGCGGCAAGCTGCACCGGGAGTGA
- the ugpC gene encoding sn-glycerol-3-phosphate ABC transporter ATP-binding protein UgpC yields MSRVGFKDLTRVYDKGVVAVDHVTFEVADKEFFVLVGPSGCGKSTALRLVAGLEEPTSGEIYIGDRMVNNVEPRDRDIAMVFQNYALYPHMSVRENMAFALRLRKVAKDEIRKRVDEAARILDISDLLARKPAALSGGQRQRVAVGRAIVRHPQVFLFDEPLSNLDAKLRVGMRTELARIHRRLETTVFYVTHDQVEAITLGQRIGVMKDGKLLQVADPMTIYSRPVNKFVAGFIGSPPMNFLSGRLDDKTPLGFSRDSFRLELPEALTSPLAPARGKPVVLGVRPEGIVLGATGHDRGGDMTQSSSIGIVSQAGTDRVPGASRQVMNAVVEVVEQMGSEVIVYLKAGSDTLIARVPPQNAPRPGYSVTVGFAPGHLHFFDAATELALA; encoded by the coding sequence TTGAGCCGAGTAGGCTTCAAAGACCTCACCAGGGTGTACGACAAAGGCGTCGTCGCGGTCGACCACGTCACGTTTGAAGTCGCGGACAAGGAGTTCTTCGTGCTGGTCGGCCCATCCGGGTGCGGTAAGTCAACCGCGCTGCGACTCGTGGCCGGACTGGAGGAGCCGACCTCGGGCGAGATATACATCGGTGACCGCATGGTCAACAACGTCGAGCCACGGGACCGCGACATAGCCATGGTGTTCCAGAACTATGCACTCTATCCCCACATGTCGGTGCGAGAGAACATGGCGTTTGCGCTCAGGCTGCGCAAGGTGGCGAAGGACGAAATCCGCAAGCGGGTCGACGAGGCAGCGCGGATTCTCGACATCTCCGACCTGCTTGCCCGGAAGCCCGCGGCCCTGTCAGGAGGCCAGCGCCAGCGCGTGGCCGTTGGCCGCGCCATCGTCCGCCACCCCCAGGTCTTCCTCTTCGACGAGCCGCTTTCCAACCTGGACGCCAAGCTGCGGGTGGGAATGCGCACCGAACTCGCCCGCATCCACCGCCGGCTTGAAACCACTGTCTTCTACGTCACCCACGACCAGGTCGAGGCAATAACCCTGGGCCAGCGCATCGGGGTGATGAAGGATGGGAAGCTGCTCCAGGTTGCCGATCCGATGACGATCTACAGCCGGCCGGTGAACAAGTTTGTCGCCGGCTTCATCGGTTCTCCGCCCATGAACTTCCTATCCGGACGCCTGGATGACAAAACCCCGCTCGGCTTCTCACGCGATTCGTTCCGGCTCGAACTGCCAGAAGCACTCACTTCGCCCCTAGCCCCTGCCAGAGGCAAGCCGGTCGTGCTGGGCGTGAGGCCGGAAGGGATAGTGCTCGGCGCAACGGGGCATGACCGCGGCGGGGACATGACCCAATCGTCCTCGATTGGGATCGTGTCCCAAGCCGGAACGGATCGTGTCCCAGGCGCTTCCAGGCAGGTGATGAATGCCGTGGTTGAGGTCGTCGAACAGATGGGTAGCGAGGTCATCGTCTATCTCAAGGCCGGCAGCGACACACTCATCGCCCGTGTGCCACCACAGAATGCGCCGCGTCCCGGATACTCAGTGACCGTCGGCTTCGCGCCCGGCCATCTCCACTTCTTCGACGCGGCAACCGAGTTGGCGCTGGCCTAG
- a CDS encoding acetyl-CoA carboxylase carboxyltransferase subunit beta, with product MPTPARPVGRSQTPDGMWFRCSSCGEILYRKTLESNFFICTRCGYHFRINPEKYIQILLDQGRLEEIEADMSPADPLCFPDYDKQIKKSQEKTGRKEGLVYGRGALGGIPIVLAVMDFSFVGGSMGSVVGEKIARAIRLARTERRPLLIIATSGGARMQEGAYSLMQMAKTSAELGLLRKERVPYIAIPVDPCTGGVTASFAMLGDVIISEPGALIGFAGRRTIEGTIGEKLPEGFQTAEFCLKHGTLDAVVPRRDLRETVIRLLSILWPTSPVPNP from the coding sequence ATGCCCACGCCCGCTCGACCGGTCGGCCGCTCGCAGACACCGGACGGAATGTGGTTTCGCTGCAGCAGCTGCGGCGAAATCCTCTATCGAAAGACTCTCGAGTCAAACTTCTTCATCTGCACCCGCTGCGGCTACCACTTCCGCATCAATCCCGAGAAGTACATCCAGATCCTGCTCGACCAAGGCCGGCTCGAGGAGATCGAGGCCGACATGTCCCCCGCCGACCCGCTCTGTTTCCCTGACTACGACAAGCAGATAAAGAAGTCGCAGGAGAAGACCGGACGCAAGGAAGGGTTGGTCTACGGCCGTGGAGCGCTCGGCGGGATACCGATCGTCCTTGCGGTGATGGATTTCAGCTTCGTCGGCGGCAGCATGGGCTCGGTCGTGGGCGAGAAGATCGCTCGGGCTATCCGGCTCGCCCGCACCGAGCGTCGGCCCCTGCTCATCATCGCCACTTCCGGTGGCGCGCGGATGCAGGAGGGCGCGTACTCACTCATGCAGATGGCCAAGACCTCGGCCGAGCTCGGACTCCTGCGCAAGGAACGCGTTCCCTACATCGCCATACCCGTGGACCCGTGCACCGGCGGCGTCACGGCGTCGTTCGCAATGCTCGGCGACGTGATCATCTCCGAACCCGGTGCACTCATCGGTTTCGCGGGCCGGCGCACCATCGAAGGTACTATCGGCGAGAAACTTCCGGAGGGATTCCAGACCGCCGAATTCTGCCTCAAGCATGGTACGCTTGATGCCGTCGTGCCCCGCCGCGACTTGCGCGAGACCGTCATCCGCTTACTTTCGATTCTCTGGCCCACGTCCCCAGTCCCTAACCCCTAG
- the folK gene encoding 2-amino-4-hydroxy-6-hydroxymethyldihydropteridine diphosphokinase: protein MCEVFLGLGSNLGDRDGLLDQAVTALKSLGKVTHSRWHETAAVGLPGAPAFRNGVVRLETDLGPDELLRCTRNIELRLGRDPLRRAGSRTIDIDILLHGRQVISRPGLAIPHPRLHQRAFVLVPLAELAPDLVHPVLGKTVTEMLAEVGSTGVKAA, encoded by the coding sequence ATGTGTGAAGTGTTTCTGGGCCTCGGGTCCAACCTGGGTGACCGGGACGGGCTGTTGGACCAGGCTGTCACCGCCCTGAAGTCGCTGGGCAAGGTGACACATTCGCGCTGGCATGAGACGGCAGCGGTTGGGCTCCCGGGTGCGCCCGCTTTCCGGAACGGCGTCGTCAGACTGGAGACCGACCTCGGGCCCGACGAGTTGCTCCGATGTACACGGAACATTGAGCTCCGGCTCGGCCGTGACCCGCTCCGGCGTGCCGGCTCGCGAACCATCGACATCGACATTCTGCTCCATGGTCGCCAGGTAATCAGCCGCCCCGGGCTGGCGATCCCTCATCCTCGGCTGCATCAGCGGGCATTCGTTCTTGTCCCGCTGGCCGAACTGGCCCCGGACCTCGTCCACCCGGTGCTGGGCAAGACCGTCACCGAGATGCTTGCCGAAGTCGGCAGCACCGGAGTCAAAGCCGCATGA
- a CDS encoding deoxynucleoside kinase, translated as MRYLCIEGPIGVGKTALADLLAKRLDARLVKEAVEENPFLEKFYGDMRNYALPTQLFFLLSRHKQQSELLQSELFKRTVVCDYLFDKDRVFAHLNLTEHELTLYDRIYTFVAQEIPKPSIVVYLQARVEVLLARIRQRARGFEAAIDPEYLAELADAYNHYFMHYEAAPVLIVNTERLDFVANREDFEDLFRAIEETTTGRRFYSPRGKGR; from the coding sequence ATGAGATACCTCTGCATCGAGGGGCCGATCGGCGTAGGCAAGACCGCGCTGGCCGATCTCCTGGCGAAGCGGTTGGACGCCAGGCTGGTGAAGGAAGCTGTGGAGGAAAACCCGTTCCTCGAGAAGTTCTACGGTGACATGCGCAACTACGCACTCCCGACCCAGCTTTTCTTTCTGCTCTCGCGCCACAAGCAGCAGAGTGAGCTGCTTCAGTCCGAGCTGTTCAAGCGCACCGTGGTATGCGACTACCTGTTTGACAAGGACCGTGTCTTCGCCCATCTGAACCTGACCGAACACGAGCTCACGCTCTACGACCGTATCTACACGTTCGTGGCTCAGGAGATACCGAAGCCCAGCATCGTCGTCTATCTCCAGGCCCGGGTTGAGGTGCTCCTGGCTCGCATCCGGCAGCGGGCGCGGGGATTCGAGGCTGCGATTGACCCTGAGTACCTTGCGGAGCTGGCCGATGCCTACAATCACTATTTCATGCACTACGAAGCCGCGCCAGTCCTTATCGTCAATACCGAGCGTCTGGACTTCGTGGCAAACCGGGAGGACTTCGAGGACTTGTTCCGGGCGATTGAGGAGACGACGACGGGACGACGGTTCTACTCGCCGCGGGGGAAGGGACGATAG
- the panB gene encoding 3-methyl-2-oxobutanoate hydroxymethyltransferase, translated as MYTGPAQPDKLTTVRIVRKKAKGERIVCLTAYDFPTARVVDDAGVDLILVGDSAANVVYGMPTTLTIGMDEMVFHTRAVAAGVKRALIVADMPFLSYQVSVEQAVANAGRFIQAGAEAVKVEGAGPIVPAIKRLVELGIPVMGHLGLTPQSVHKLGGYRLQARKADDQERLLADARTLADAGCFSIVLEKIPAEVAKRVTAELPIPTIGIGAGPDCDGQVLVLHDMLGMSDAPPLKFVKQYAHLHADILKAVTAYAEEVRSGKFPDEEHTFHTDGEGRGQG; from the coding sequence ATGTACACTGGTCCGGCTCAACCCGACAAGCTGACCACGGTCCGGATCGTCCGCAAGAAGGCCAAGGGCGAGCGTATCGTCTGCCTCACGGCGTACGACTTCCCGACCGCGCGGGTTGTCGATGACGCCGGGGTCGACCTGATACTGGTGGGCGACTCGGCAGCGAACGTTGTCTACGGTATGCCCACGACCCTGACCATCGGGATGGACGAGATGGTCTTTCACACCCGCGCGGTCGCGGCCGGTGTGAAGCGGGCGCTCATTGTGGCGGATATGCCGTTCCTTTCCTACCAGGTGTCGGTCGAGCAGGCGGTTGCCAACGCGGGCAGGTTCATTCAGGCCGGGGCCGAGGCGGTCAAAGTCGAGGGTGCCGGGCCCATCGTGCCGGCAATTAAGCGACTGGTCGAACTCGGCATACCGGTGATGGGCCACCTTGGGCTGACTCCGCAGTCGGTCCACAAACTCGGTGGCTATCGGCTGCAGGCCCGGAAGGCCGATGACCAGGAGCGGCTGCTGGCAGACGCCAGAACGCTCGCAGACGCGGGCTGTTTCTCAATCGTGCTTGAGAAGATCCCGGCCGAGGTCGCGAAACGGGTGACGGCCGAGCTCCCGATTCCGACCATCGGCATCGGCGCTGGCCCGGATTGCGACGGACAGGTGCTGGTGCTGCATGACATGCTCGGCATGTCCGACGCTCCGCCGCTCAAGTTCGTGAAGCAGTATGCCCACCTGCATGCCGACATCCTCAAGGCCGTGACCGCATACGCCGAAGAAGTCCGTTCCGGCAAGTTCCCCGACGAAGAACATACATTCCACACCGACGGGGAAGGTCGAGGCCAAGGTTAA
- a CDS encoding pantoate--beta-alanine ligase: MRVVRSVAAMQRIALGLKRRGRIGFVPTMGYLHEGHLGLVRAARRQSDFVVVSIFVNPIQFGPKEDFRRYPRDFNRDRRLLESAGADFIFYPGVKDMYPEGFATFVDVERLGEGLCGKSRPGHFRGVTTVVAKLFNTVLPDVAVFGAKDAQQAFVIRRMVRDLNFQTRIVILPTAREKDGLAMSSRNVYLTPEQRAEAPVLHRSLVLARRLIGRGERRAAKVKAAMRRMILRESSGRIDYVEMVDTDELRPVRTIKGEALIALAVFYGKTRLIDNTIVRA; the protein is encoded by the coding sequence ATGAGAGTCGTGAGGTCAGTGGCCGCGATGCAGCGCATCGCGCTGGGCTTGAAGCGGCGCGGCCGCATCGGGTTCGTTCCGACCATGGGCTATCTACACGAAGGTCATCTTGGGCTGGTGCGGGCGGCGCGCCGTCAGTCCGACTTCGTCGTGGTCTCAATATTCGTGAATCCGATTCAGTTCGGCCCGAAAGAGGACTTTCGCCGTTACCCGCGTGACTTCAACCGGGACCGGCGACTGCTGGAGTCGGCCGGGGCCGACTTCATCTTCTATCCCGGAGTCAAGGACATGTACCCGGAGGGGTTTGCCACGTTCGTTGATGTCGAGCGGCTGGGCGAGGGTTTGTGCGGCAAGTCAAGACCCGGTCACTTCCGGGGCGTTACAACGGTCGTGGCCAAGCTTTTCAATACCGTGCTGCCCGATGTTGCCGTGTTTGGGGCCAAGGATGCGCAGCAGGCGTTCGTCATCCGGCGGATGGTGCGCGACCTCAACTTCCAGACGCGCATTGTCATCCTCCCGACCGCGCGCGAGAAGGACGGGTTGGCGATGAGCTCGCGCAACGTCTACCTGACTCCGGAGCAGCGGGCCGAAGCGCCGGTTCTGCACCGTTCGCTCGTGCTCGCGCGGCGGCTGATTGGGCGGGGCGAGCGCCGGGCGGCAAAGGTCAAGGCGGCGATGCGCCGGATGATTCTGCGGGAGTCAAGCGGCCGGATTGACTACGTGGAGATGGTCGATACCGACGAACTGCGGCCGGTTAGAACGATCAAGGGCGAGGCCCTGATTGCACTGGCCGTCTTCTACGGCAAGACCCGGCTGATAGACAACACCATCGTCCGGGCCTAG
- a CDS encoding MFS transporter: MSRGFASVLRLRNFTLLTASCSLSQLGDRLTHMLLITIIAVAQPGKLMAYSTGSLAFVIPTMLLAPIAGVLVDRWDKRKVIGLTHLIQSGLLVAAAFFMIALNSFVPFWIALAIFFGLDVFNNTAVPALMPQLVARRKLLTANSVNLTFCRVATVLGMTTGGFLIKWTGWKYGMFINASTHLTAGLLALAISGVFIAHSRLTADRSQPTASGQRESVWDLVAHAFRQLFIDLAEVVRVVGRSRLVGFVMASLMVTQFVSSVSYTILIYLVQQVLNLGTGGVGIFAGFLAVGMIAGAAGLSFIRKRINQPMVVVGAILLYGLMFLASPWLITIWFMIVIALVAGVAFSGLNVVQNTMLQEEVPDEIRGRIFSTREFLTNIAFLLTTLFIGGLGDLTSYKTVLVAIGAALTTVAVIGWVFVRAMQRPVRA, from the coding sequence ATGTCACGCGGTTTCGCTTCGGTGTTGCGCCTCCGCAACTTCACCCTGCTGACAGCATCCTGCAGCCTCTCCCAGCTCGGGGACCGGCTCACCCACATGCTGTTGATTACCATCATCGCCGTAGCCCAGCCGGGCAAGCTGATGGCCTACTCGACCGGCTCGTTGGCCTTCGTCATCCCGACGATGCTACTCGCCCCGATTGCCGGCGTGCTCGTCGACCGCTGGGACAAGCGCAAGGTGATCGGTTTGACCCACCTCATCCAGTCCGGCCTGCTGGTTGCCGCCGCATTCTTCATGATTGCGCTCAATAGCTTTGTCCCGTTTTGGATCGCGCTTGCCATCTTCTTTGGGCTGGACGTGTTCAACAATACCGCCGTGCCGGCCCTGATGCCTCAGCTCGTGGCCAGGCGCAAGCTGCTCACCGCCAACTCGGTCAACCTGACCTTCTGCCGGGTCGCGACCGTTCTCGGCATGACGACCGGCGGGTTCCTCATCAAGTGGACCGGATGGAAGTACGGCATGTTCATCAACGCTTCTACCCACCTGACCGCGGGTCTGCTCGCCCTGGCGATTTCCGGGGTCTTCATCGCCCACAGTAGGCTCACGGCCGACAGATCACAGCCGACAGCTTCCGGCCAACGCGAAAGCGTGTGGGATCTTGTGGCGCACGCGTTCCGCCAGCTCTTCATTGACCTGGCCGAGGTCGTCCGCGTTGTCGGTCGTAGCCGGCTGGTCGGATTTGTGATGGCCTCGCTGATGGTAACGCAGTTCGTCTCATCGGTATCGTACACAATACTGATCTACCTCGTGCAGCAGGTGCTGAATCTCGGCACCGGCGGGGTCGGCATCTTTGCCGGCTTCCTGGCGGTCGGCATGATTGCCGGCGCCGCGGGCCTGAGTTTCATCCGCAAGCGCATCAACCAGCCGATGGTTGTGGTCGGCGCGATTCTGCTGTACGGCCTGATGTTCCTCGCCAGCCCCTGGCTCATCACAATCTGGTTCATGATCGTGATTGCGCTGGTCGCCGGCGTCGCCTTCTCGGGGCTCAATGTGGTTCAGAACACGATGCTGCAGGAAGAGGTTCCCGATGAAATCCGCGGCCGGATATTCTCCACCCGCGAGTTCCTCACCAACATCGCGTTCCTCCTGACCACGCTCTTCATCGGCGGCCTCGGCGACCTGACGTCGTACAAGACTGTGCTGGTGGCGATCGGCGCCGCGCTCACTACGGTTGCCGTGATTGGCTGGGTGTTTGTCCGGGCGATGCAGCGCCCGGTCCGGGCCTAG
- a CDS encoding VCBS repeat-containing protein, which yields MVYNQASQCGETEVTMNRFAFAMAAALLACGMASGLSYVECSAGFQNNPEMEGGRTELEFADINNDGDVDILSIGDHGSPYINTQEHGVMVWFGDGQGGWSVFQYGDFGYGGIAVGDVNGDGKWDIGYGMHHNYASGDLGDDMLEVALGDGTGQNWTPWDDSLVPGGSVWGMFATDFGDIDNDGDLDVGSSSFGSGVGLRVFLNNGDGTWHQTFGLGDNTNSQMEFYFRDVNRDGKADIIHGAAGPAVYFGDGAGGFVPGDTGLPQSDYGLAGISPGDVDNDGGADVAFANDNRGVEVWVWSDSAHHWVSSSGTLPTTGDFEGTQLCDMNADGFIDVCASGGGHTKVWLGDGQGNWTEAADITTPDGSCEALRTGADFDHNGLPDLAFVAREGSWPNDYNHAHAFKEASAAGSLTVFPVFPRGGEKFANGSVQFIDWWSEAPAPESTRLRLELSTTGRSGPWQQVADSLPNAGRFQWLVPDSIKSGDCFVRYAAIEPGGSAEVLTPRAFAIGDTMPGVSESRKPQASSRKLGPSIVRSLLVLPQMGAVPSGTVPTFGPSLLDAAGRQVLDLRPGANDVRALAPGVYFVREAQAQAQAQAVRKVVVTR from the coding sequence ATGGTCTACAATCAGGCAAGTCAGTGTGGTGAAACGGAGGTCACTATGAATCGCTTTGCCTTTGCCATGGCTGCGGCGCTGCTGGCGTGCGGCATGGCGTCAGGCCTCAGCTACGTCGAGTGTTCCGCCGGGTTTCAGAACAACCCGGAGATGGAAGGTGGCCGGACCGAACTGGAGTTCGCCGATATCAACAATGACGGCGACGTTGACATCCTCTCCATTGGTGACCATGGCAGCCCATACATCAACACCCAGGAACATGGCGTGATGGTCTGGTTCGGAGACGGCCAGGGCGGCTGGAGCGTGTTCCAGTACGGCGACTTCGGATACGGCGGTATCGCGGTCGGCGACGTCAACGGAGACGGCAAGTGGGACATCGGCTATGGGATGCACCACAACTACGCTTCCGGAGACCTGGGTGACGACATGCTCGAAGTCGCGCTCGGCGACGGCACCGGACAGAACTGGACTCCGTGGGACGACAGCCTCGTGCCGGGCGGTTCGGTCTGGGGGATGTTCGCCACCGACTTCGGGGACATCGACAATGACGGCGACCTCGACGTAGGTTCGTCATCGTTCGGTTCGGGCGTTGGACTCCGCGTATTCCTGAATAACGGCGACGGCACGTGGCATCAGACCTTCGGTCTGGGCGACAACACCAACAGCCAGATGGAGTTCTACTTCCGCGATGTGAACCGGGACGGCAAGGCGGACATCATTCACGGGGCCGCAGGTCCGGCAGTCTACTTTGGTGACGGCGCGGGTGGGTTCGTGCCGGGCGATACCGGGCTGCCGCAGTCAGACTACGGGCTGGCCGGCATCTCGCCCGGCGACGTGGACAACGACGGCGGGGCAGACGTAGCCTTCGCCAATGACAACAGGGGCGTAGAGGTCTGGGTCTGGAGCGACTCGGCCCATCACTGGGTCAGCTCCTCCGGCACACTACCGACCACCGGCGACTTCGAGGGAACGCAACTCTGCGACATGAACGCCGACGGGTTCATTGATGTCTGCGCCTCGGGCGGCGGGCACACCAAAGTCTGGCTCGGCGACGGGCAGGGCAACTGGACCGAGGCCGCCGACATCACGACGCCCGACGGTTCCTGCGAAGCTCTGCGCACCGGAGCGGACTTCGACCACAACGGACTTCCTGACCTCGCGTTCGTCGCGCGCGAGGGTTCCTGGCCCAATGACTACAATCACGCCCATGCGTTCAAGGAGGCCTCTGCGGCCGGGTCTTTGACCGTCTTCCCGGTATTCCCGCGCGGCGGCGAGAAGTTCGCCAACGGTTCGGTCCAGTTCATCGACTGGTGGAGCGAAGCGCCGGCGCCGGAGTCCACTCGGTTGAGGCTGGAGCTGTCCACAACAGGCCGGTCCGGACCCTGGCAGCAGGTGGCCGACTCCCTGCCGAATGCCGGACGCTTTCAGTGGCTAGTCCCGGACAGCATCAAGTCCGGAGACTGCTTCGTCAGATATGCCGCAATCGAGCCGGGCGGCAGCGCGGAAGTGCTGACACCACGCGCCTTCGCCATCGGCGATACGATGCCGGGCGTGTCGGAGAGCCGCAAGCCACAAGCCTCAAGCCGCAAGCTCGGGCCGAGCATAGTCCGCAGCCTTCTCGTCCTGCCGCAAATGGGGGCTGTACCTTCAGGGACTGTACCCACTTTCGGCCCCTCGCTGCTGGATGCAGCCGGGCGGCAGGTTCTTGATCTCAGACCCGGCGCGAATGATGTGCGGGCGCTGGCGCCGGGGGTGTACTTTGTGAGAGAGGCACAAGCGCAAGCCCAAGCTCAAGCCGTACGGAAGGTCGTCGTGACGCGGTAG